One Mangifera indica cultivar Alphonso chromosome 4, CATAS_Mindica_2.1, whole genome shotgun sequence genomic region harbors:
- the LOC123213838 gene encoding ribosome biogenesis protein BOP1 homolog: MREDKKSSVGARLQKKKDKLKKTKINQKDKEDNKNTITEKLPYEKTVQYKEGKRPQKKKQELPVDSESESGSESDHQKFSEDDVSEDYELVRQSEVGESEFSGEEVHGNVNDDGDDYDHGQEDHSYSDETHQGVEESDSSEDEVAPRNTVGDVPLEWYKDEKHIGYDISGKKITKKKRQDKLDSFLASVDDSKNWRKIYDEYNDEEIELTKEETKLIRRLLKGKAPHTEFDPYADHVDWFKHDDALHPLSNAPEPKRRFIPSKWESKKVVQYVRAIRKGLIKLDEPKEEEQRSYLLWGDDSSATEQANRLSYIPAPKPKLPGHEESYNPSLEYIPTQEEINSYQLMYDEDRPKFIPKRFTSFRSIAAYENAVKDSFERCMDLYLCPRVRRKRVNIDPESLKPKLPSRKDLKPYPATCYLEYKGHKGAVMSISTDASGQWIASGSTDGTVRIWEVESGRCLRVWEISEAVQYVAWNPVPELPLLAVSVGQDVLILNTGFGNEEDQRKIRELLHVQTPTAPDDSDNMASIVSWHRDDKHDGIRLKHFKTVTSVEWHRRGDYLSTVMPSGESRAILMHQLSKRLSHRIPFKLHGLPVSSVFHPTRSVFFISTKKNIRVYDLVKQKLIKKLETGLREVSSVAIHPAGDNLIVGSREGKLCWFDMDLSSKPYRVLKCHPKDITNVAFHRSYPLFASCSDDCTAYVFHGMVYSDLNQNPLIVPLEILRGHKSSNGRGVLDCKFHPRQPWLFTAGADSVIRLYCH; the protein is encoded by the exons ATGAGAGAAGACAAAAAGAGCTCTGTGGGAGCGAGATTacagaagaagaaagataagcTGAAGAAGACTAAGATTAATCAGAAAGACAAAGAAGacaacaaaaacacaataacAGAGAAGCTGCCATACGAGAAGACAGTTCAATACAAAGAAGGAAAACGACCtcaaaagaagaaacaagagTTACCCGTTGATTCCGAGTCTGAGTCCGGCTCTGAGTCCGATCATCAG AAATTTTCTGAGGATGATGTATCGGAAGATTATGAATTGGTGAGACAATCAGAGGTTGGAGAAAGTGAATTCTCGGGAGAAGAGGTACATG GTAACGTTAATGATGATGGGGATGATTATGATCATGGTCAAGAAGATCACAGCTACAGTGATGAGACTCACCAAGGGGTGGAAGAAAGCGATTCATCTGAAGATGAG GTGGCTCCTCGAAATACAGTTGGAGATGTCCCCTTAGAGTGGTACAAGGATGAAAAACACATTGGATATGATATTTCTGGGAAGAAGATAacgaaaaagaaaagacaagaTAAACTGGATTCATTTCTTGCAAGTGTTGATGATTCAAAAAATTG GCGCAAGATTTATGATGAGTATAATGATGAGGAGATAGAGCTGACAAAAGAGGAGACAAAGCTTATTCGTAGATTACTCAAAGGAAAGGCACCGCATACTGAGTTTGATCCTTATGCG GATCATGTTGACTGGTTTAAGCATGATGATGCTTTACATCCATTGTCAAATGCTCCTGAACCAAAGAGGCGGTTCATTCCGTCAAAATGGGAAAGCAAGAAG GTGGTTCAGTATGTGAGGGCAATTCGCAAAGGATTAATAAAGTTAGATGAGCCAAAAGAAGAAGAGCAACGTTCCTATCTCTTGTGGGGAGATGATTCAAGTGCAACAGAACAGGCTAACCGATTATCCTATATCCCTGCTCCAAAGCCAAAATTACCAg GTCATGAGGAATCATACAACCCTTCTCTTGAGTACATTCCAACGCAAGAAGAGATTAACTCCTATCAGTTGATGTATGATGAAGACCGCCCTAAATTTATTCCAAAACG ATTCACATCATTTAGAAGCATCGCTGCATATGAGAATGCTGTTAAGGACTCCTTTGAACGTTGTATGGACCTATACTTGTGCCCAAGAGTTCGGAGGAAGCGG GTTAATATTGATCCTGAAAGTTTAAAGCCCAAGCTGCCAAGTCGAAAGGATCTGAAGCCTTATCCTGCAACTTGCTATCTTGAGTATAAAGGTCACAAAGGTGCAGTTATGTCAATATCTACTGATGCTTCAGGGCAATGGATTGCTTCAG GTTCTACTGATGGAACTGTGCGTATTTGGGAAGTTGAGTCTGGTAGATGTCTCAGAGTCTGGGAGATCAGTGAAGCTGTGCAGTATGTGGCATGGAATCCTGTACCTGAGCTTCCTTTATTGGCAGTTTCTGT GGGACAAGATGTGCTGATTTTGAACACTGGATTTGGGAATGAAGAAGACCAAAGAAAAATCAGGGAGCTTCTGCATGTTCAGACTCCGACAGCTCCAGATGACTCTG ACAACATGGCTTCCATTGTGAGTTGGCATCGAGATGACAAACATGATGGGATTAGGTTGAAGCACTTTAAG ACTGTGACTTCAGTTGAGTGGCACCGTAGAGGAGACTACCTTTCAACAGTGATGCCATCTG GTGAATCTAGAGCAATTCTCATGCACCAGCTCTCTAAGAGGCTTTCCCATCGAATCCCTTTTAAGTTGCATGGACTTCCTGTATCATCAGTATTTCATCCTACACGTTCTGTATTCTTCATTTCAACTAAGAAGAATATTCGTGTTTATGATCTGGTGAAACAAAAGCTCATCAAAAAGCTTGAGACTGGGCTGCGTGAAGTCTCCTCAGTTGCAATTCATCCTGCTG GTGATAATTTAATTGTTGGTAGCAGAGAGGGAAAATTGTGTTGGTTTGACATGGATCTATCCTCTAAACCTTACAGAGTTCTCAA GTGTCATCCGAAAGATATTACAAATGTGGCTTTTCACCGATCCTACCCACTATTTGCATCATGCTCTGATGACTGTACAGCATATGTTTTTCATGGAATGGTTTATTCAGATCTTAACCAGAATCCTCTTATAGTTCCCTTGGAAATTCTCCGAGGGCATAAATCCTCAAATGGAAGAG GTGTTTTGGATTGTAAGTTCCATCCAAGGCAGCCCTGGTTATTTACAGCAGGTGCTGATTCAGTCATTAGACTATACTGCCATTAA
- the LOC123212847 gene encoding nifU-like protein 2, chloroplastic yields MQGVVLNPTYTWPHQTPDSPSCSRRHPKTSSFYGARVSVARWRNPVRRSSCCRFRLIRTPDITRRRVVKAVATPDSAIELPLTAENIETVLDEVRPYLIADGGNVALHEIDGNVVRLKLQGACGSCPSSVTTMKLGIERRLMEKIPEIVAVEAVADEETGLELNEENIEKVLEEIRPYLVGAAGGSLELVAIDEPIVKVRITGPAASVMTVRVAVTQKLREKIPAIAAVQLL; encoded by the exons atgcAAGGCGTTGTTTTAAACCCTACCTACACCTGGCCCCACCAAACCCCAGACTCACCCTCCTGTTCTCGTCGTCACCCCAAG ACTTCAAGCTTCTATGGCGCAAGAGTTTCGGTTGCGAGGTGGCGCAATCCGGTGCGGCGCAGCTCTTGTTGTCGATTCCGGCTGATTCGAACTCCTGATATCACGCGGAGGCGtg TTGTTAAGGCTGTGGCTACTCCAGATTCAGCTATTGAATTGCCATTAACAGCAGAGAATATTGAAACTGTGTTGGATGAAGTTCGACCCTACCTTATAGCAGATGGAGGAAATGTAGCATTACATGAGATCGATGGCAATGTTGTACGATTAAAGTTACAAGGAGCATGTGGGTCTTGTCCAAGTTCTGTGACAACAATGAAGCTGGGTATAGAACGCCGCTTAATGGAAAAGATTCCTGAGATTGTTGCAGTGGAGGCAGTAGCAGATGAAGAAACTGGGCTTGAGttgaatgaagaaaatatagagAAG GTGCTTGAAGAAATCAGACCCTACCTTGTTGGGGCAGCAGGTGGATCTCTTGAATTAGTGGCAATTGATGAACCAATTGTGAAAGTTCGAATCACAGGTCCAGCAGCTAGTGTCATGACTGTTCGAGTGGCTGTTACCCAGAAATTGCGAGAGAAAATCCCAGCCATTGCAGCAGTTCAACTTCTATAA